A single window of Micrococcaceae bacterium Sec5.1 DNA harbors:
- a CDS encoding Tat pathway signal sequence domain protein translates to MTQHAQITWLDGEPPAGLSSGTTWGMPFPRGTVRGPEELAVRDVRGRTVKAQTWPLATWPDGSLKWAGIAVGATDKPSASYSVTTNSGTAHPPEEPDGDRAAAVEHSPEVTVTETDEAVTVSTGLLEMVLPRSGSTLFSTLTRDGSVVAKDGRLVSLLQTELSEGAGSTTRQGFTGQITSVTVEQRGPVRAVVRLEGRHRADRSEREWLPFTVRFYFYAGARSIRMMHSFIWDGEADKDFLAGLGVQFSVPLESEMHDRHVRIAGADGGFLVEAVRGLTGLRRDPGEPIRQAQIAGEPTPPLNEWSPLVSERLHLIPSWNDYTLTQLTADGFELRKRTAPGHGWVGISGGTRSSGFCSLSDLRGGFGIAVRDFWQSHPGQLDIRGAATSEATMTAWLYSPEAQPMDLRFYHDGLGQDTFEEQLEGLEITYEDYEPGFGNPSGIARTHELTLFAYDATPSTESLAADALSASTPPLLQPSPQYLHAAGVFGDWSPVNRSTPARAELEDKLDFLFNLYQGQTEQRRWYGFWNYGDVMHTYDSDRHVWRYDVGGYAWDNSELSPDLWLWYMYLRSGRADVFRFAEAMTRHTGEVDVYHLGPWRGLGSRHNVQHWGCSAKQLRISTPAYRRFYYYLTADERTGDLLTELVDSDQNFLGLDPVRKVRRDADTYRPDRRALGVGLGTDWGSLAATWLTDWERTGNPRSRDRLLGTMADIGALKYGFLTGEALYDLDQGRFDAGREVISVSHLSAVFGLVEICSELIRLVPDTSFEKAWLQYCRLFLASPEEQDAEVGQALAGIYLTQAHSRLTAYAAARLGSPDLAELAWESFAQGGENLNHAEAFTLKKILPPHVLQPVDEAPTVSTNDTAQFGLAVIQNLALVGGALPGEEGPAS, encoded by the coding sequence ATGACTCAGCACGCCCAGATCACCTGGCTCGACGGCGAACCGCCCGCGGGACTTAGCAGTGGGACAACGTGGGGGATGCCCTTTCCGCGGGGTACCGTGCGGGGTCCGGAAGAGCTGGCCGTCAGGGACGTCCGCGGACGTACTGTCAAAGCCCAAACCTGGCCGCTCGCTACCTGGCCAGACGGATCGCTCAAGTGGGCTGGCATAGCGGTCGGCGCCACCGATAAGCCGTCGGCCTCCTACAGCGTCACCACCAACAGCGGCACCGCGCACCCACCGGAAGAGCCCGACGGCGACCGGGCAGCCGCCGTCGAACACTCACCTGAGGTGACGGTCACTGAAACTGACGAGGCCGTAACAGTCTCCACCGGGCTACTGGAGATGGTGCTCCCCCGTTCAGGCTCCACCCTGTTCAGCACCCTGACCCGCGACGGTTCGGTGGTGGCGAAGGACGGCAGACTCGTGAGCCTTCTCCAGACCGAGCTGAGCGAGGGAGCCGGCAGCACAACACGTCAGGGTTTCACGGGCCAGATCACATCCGTGACAGTGGAACAGCGCGGGCCGGTTCGGGCAGTCGTGCGACTGGAAGGCCGTCATCGGGCGGACCGGAGCGAAAGGGAATGGCTTCCGTTCACCGTCCGCTTCTACTTCTATGCCGGCGCGCGGAGCATCCGGATGATGCATTCGTTCATTTGGGACGGCGAGGCTGACAAGGACTTCCTCGCCGGGCTGGGCGTCCAGTTCAGCGTCCCGCTCGAAAGCGAAATGCACGATCGTCACGTCCGGATCGCCGGCGCGGACGGCGGATTCCTCGTTGAAGCGGTCCGCGGGTTGACGGGCCTGCGACGGGATCCGGGCGAGCCCATACGCCAAGCCCAAATTGCCGGAGAACCCACACCGCCGCTCAACGAATGGAGCCCGCTGGTTTCCGAACGGCTGCATCTCATCCCGTCGTGGAACGACTACACCCTGACGCAACTGACTGCCGACGGATTTGAGCTGCGGAAACGTACCGCTCCCGGCCACGGCTGGGTGGGAATTTCCGGCGGCACGCGCTCGTCGGGATTCTGCTCCCTGAGTGACCTGAGGGGTGGATTCGGGATTGCCGTGCGCGATTTCTGGCAGTCGCATCCTGGCCAGCTGGACATACGCGGCGCCGCAACGTCCGAGGCCACGATGACGGCTTGGCTCTACTCCCCCGAAGCCCAGCCCATGGACCTCCGCTTCTACCACGATGGCCTCGGCCAGGACACTTTTGAGGAACAACTCGAGGGCTTGGAGATCACGTACGAGGATTACGAGCCCGGCTTTGGCAATCCCTCCGGAATCGCCCGCACTCATGAGTTGACGTTGTTCGCCTACGACGCGACGCCCTCTACTGAAAGCCTCGCCGCCGATGCCCTGTCGGCGTCCACTCCCCCGCTTCTGCAGCCGTCCCCCCAGTACCTGCACGCCGCCGGCGTCTTCGGCGACTGGTCACCCGTGAACCGCAGCACCCCGGCCCGGGCAGAGCTGGAAGACAAGCTGGATTTCCTGTTCAACTTATACCAGGGCCAAACGGAACAGCGCCGCTGGTACGGGTTCTGGAACTACGGCGACGTCATGCACACCTATGACTCGGACCGGCATGTCTGGCGGTACGACGTCGGCGGTTACGCCTGGGACAACTCGGAACTCTCGCCCGATCTCTGGCTCTGGTACATGTATCTACGCTCCGGCCGCGCCGACGTTTTCCGCTTCGCTGAGGCCATGACCCGGCACACCGGTGAAGTGGATGTGTACCACCTTGGCCCTTGGCGCGGCCTGGGCTCGCGGCACAACGTGCAGCACTGGGGTTGCAGCGCCAAGCAACTCCGAATCAGCACCCCGGCCTACCGGCGCTTCTACTATTACCTGACCGCCGACGAGCGCACCGGCGATCTCCTCACCGAACTCGTGGACAGTGACCAGAACTTCCTTGGCCTGGATCCGGTCCGAAAAGTACGTCGCGACGCCGATACCTACCGCCCGGACCGCCGCGCCTTGGGCGTCGGGCTCGGCACAGACTGGGGCTCGCTCGCAGCCACCTGGCTCACGGATTGGGAACGCACCGGAAACCCCCGCTCACGCGACCGCCTCTTGGGAACCATGGCCGATATAGGCGCCCTGAAGTACGGCTTCCTCACCGGCGAGGCGCTCTACGACCTCGACCAGGGAAGGTTCGACGCCGGCAGGGAAGTCATCAGCGTCTCGCACCTGAGTGCCGTGTTCGGTTTGGTGGAAATCTGCAGCGAACTGATCCGCTTGGTGCCGGATACGTCCTTTGAAAAAGCGTGGCTGCAGTACTGCCGGCTGTTCCTGGCTTCACCGGAGGAACAAGACGCCGAAGTGGGGCAAGCCTTGGCAGGCATCTACCTGACTCAGGCGCACAGCCGACTCACTGCCTACGCCGCGGCTCGACTCGGGTCTCCTGATTTGGCGGAGCTGGCATGGGAGAGCTTTGCCCAGGGCGGGGAGAACCTGAACCATGCCGAGGCCTTCACCTTGAAGAAGATCCTGCCGCCACATGTCCTTCAACCAGTCGACGAAGCCCCCACTGTTTCCACCAACGACACCGCCCAGTTCGGCCTGGCCGTCATCCAAAACCTGGCCCTCGTCGGAGGTGCGCTGCCCGGGGAGGAGGGCCCGGCGTCGTAG
- a CDS encoding glutathione S-transferase C-terminal domain-containing protein — MNEETRIADEDSTRGSYVTGNEFNRDTNYIEDRITRDGTPGPNGEPGWPVEPGRYRLIAARACPWANRSVIVRRLLGLEHVISLGQPGPTHDARSWTFDLDPDGKDPVLGIERLQEAYFRRFPDYPRGITVPAIVDIPSGAVVTNNYPQITLDFSTEWAEFHRPGAPQLYPEHLREEIDTVNKRVFTEVNNGVYKCGFAGSQEAYEAAYVRLWSALDWLEERLANQRYVVGDTITEADVRLFTTLARFDAVYHGHFKCNRNKLSEMPVLWAYARDLFQTPGFGDTIDFVQIKQHYYIVHEDINPTRIVPMGPDLSGWLTPHGRESLGGRPFGDGTPPGPVKAGEEVAAGHGAV, encoded by the coding sequence ATGAATGAAGAAACCCGCATAGCGGACGAAGACAGCACACGGGGCTCTTACGTCACGGGCAACGAGTTCAACCGCGATACCAACTACATCGAGGACCGGATCACCCGCGACGGCACTCCCGGACCGAACGGTGAACCCGGCTGGCCGGTTGAGCCAGGCAGATACAGGCTGATAGCAGCCCGGGCCTGTCCATGGGCCAACCGCTCGGTCATCGTCCGCAGGCTTCTGGGCCTGGAGCACGTCATCAGCCTCGGACAGCCGGGCCCTACCCACGACGCCAGGTCCTGGACCTTTGATTTGGATCCTGACGGAAAAGATCCAGTACTGGGAATCGAGCGGCTACAGGAGGCGTACTTCCGCCGCTTTCCGGACTATCCCCGCGGCATCACGGTTCCGGCAATCGTGGACATCCCAAGCGGGGCCGTCGTGACCAACAACTACCCCCAAATCACGCTCGACTTCTCCACAGAATGGGCAGAGTTCCACCGTCCGGGCGCACCACAGCTCTATCCGGAGCACCTGCGCGAGGAAATCGACACGGTCAACAAGCGCGTCTTCACCGAGGTCAACAATGGGGTCTATAAGTGCGGCTTCGCAGGGTCCCAGGAGGCTTACGAAGCCGCCTATGTCCGCCTGTGGAGCGCCTTGGACTGGCTTGAGGAACGGCTGGCAAACCAGAGATACGTCGTGGGTGACACCATCACCGAGGCGGATGTCAGGCTGTTCACCACGCTGGCTCGCTTTGATGCGGTCTACCACGGGCACTTCAAATGCAATCGAAACAAGCTCAGCGAAATGCCGGTGCTGTGGGCGTATGCCAGGGATCTGTTCCAAACGCCGGGTTTCGGCGACACGATCGACTTCGTCCAGATCAAGCAGCACTACTACATAGTGCACGAGGACATTAATCCCACACGCATCGTCCCTATGGGACCGGACCTCTCCGGTTGGCTGACCCCGCATGGAAGGGAATCGCTTGGCGGGCGTCCGTTCGGGGACGGGACTCCACCAGGGCCGGTCAAGGCAGGCGAGGAAGTGGCTGCTGGTCACGGGGCCGTCTAA
- a CDS encoding MFS transporter: MRAATKIPWGGLLVLAAAGFTAVTTELLPSGLLPQISRDLGVEESAVGSLTAAYAAIIVFTALPLSRLLGGRVPRKTLLIGTVLAFAFSNVLLALSPSLEVAIAARLLGGIAHGMLWSSMAPYVARIVPAHSVGKSMAVVFSGTSIALAVGAPIGTLMGTLMTWRVSFVVLAGVGFLLAVLAFWLLPAAHDPGTHKTPSIRAALKLPGVIAVATAWPLLLLAHFTLFTYVAPFLLASGLPEALTGISLSVVGISGLVGIWIAGLTADSHPRRSVITAVGLLLLAFALLPVLGGTWVGVFALMVAWGVSFGAIGIYNQAAILRAGGEHKDAANGLTVVTIQLGIAVGAGYGALALTTVGAQLVPLAAALPTAIALAIMISSKRGGYPAGPHEKGRREKRR; this comes from the coding sequence ATGCGAGCAGCCACCAAGATCCCTTGGGGTGGCCTTTTGGTGCTTGCTGCCGCGGGCTTCACGGCTGTCACCACAGAGCTGCTTCCGTCCGGGCTGCTTCCGCAGATCAGCCGGGATCTGGGCGTGGAGGAATCCGCTGTAGGTTCCCTGACCGCAGCATATGCAGCCATCATCGTTTTCACGGCCCTTCCCCTGTCCCGGCTCCTTGGCGGGCGGGTCCCGCGGAAGACCCTGTTGATCGGGACCGTGCTTGCCTTCGCGTTTAGCAATGTCTTACTCGCCCTGAGCCCAAGTCTTGAAGTGGCCATTGCCGCGAGGCTTCTTGGTGGCATTGCCCATGGCATGTTGTGGTCGAGCATGGCGCCGTATGTGGCGCGCATCGTTCCTGCCCACTCGGTGGGCAAGTCCATGGCGGTGGTCTTCAGTGGTACCAGCATCGCGTTGGCTGTCGGGGCTCCGATTGGCACACTCATGGGCACGCTCATGACATGGCGGGTTTCCTTCGTGGTCCTGGCCGGGGTTGGCTTCCTGTTGGCAGTCTTGGCGTTCTGGCTCCTGCCTGCTGCGCACGATCCCGGCACCCACAAGACACCGTCGATCCGTGCAGCGCTCAAGCTACCGGGCGTGATCGCCGTGGCCACCGCTTGGCCACTCTTGCTGCTGGCACACTTCACTCTCTTTACGTATGTTGCGCCTTTCCTGCTCGCCTCCGGCTTGCCCGAAGCCCTCACTGGCATTTCCCTGTCGGTGGTCGGGATCTCTGGATTGGTCGGGATCTGGATTGCTGGCCTGACCGCCGATTCCCATCCCCGGCGTTCGGTGATTACTGCCGTCGGGCTTCTTTTGCTTGCCTTCGCACTGCTGCCGGTTCTGGGCGGCACCTGGGTGGGGGTTTTCGCGCTGATGGTTGCTTGGGGCGTTTCCTTCGGGGCGATCGGCATCTACAACCAGGCAGCGATCCTACGGGCCGGCGGCGAGCACAAGGATGCGGCCAACGGACTCACGGTAGTGACAATCCAACTAGGAATCGCGGTCGGTGCCGGGTATGGTGCATTGGCGCTGACCACTGTTGGGGCACAATTGGTGCCGCTCGCCGCGGCGCTGCCAACGGCAATTGCCTTGGCGATCATGATTTCCAGCAAGCGCGGCGGATACCCGGCAGGGCCACACGAAAAAGGACGCCGCGAGAAGCGTCGGTAA
- a CDS encoding adenylate kinase has protein sequence MARLIIMGPPGSGKGTQAEVIARHFSIPAISTGDLFRAHVRDKTELGAEAGEYMDRGEFVPDHVTTAMLRQRLEDADTGNGFLLDGYPRTVIQIGALDEILAAKQQTLEVVLVLTVEDAELVARMLQRAQEQGRSDDTEPVIQRRLELYRDETQPVVTAYTQRGILLMVDGSGERDSITAAAIAAVEAALAGLRQ, from the coding sequence ATGGCGCGATTGATCATCATGGGCCCTCCAGGTTCCGGCAAAGGCACGCAGGCGGAAGTGATCGCGCGGCATTTCTCCATCCCCGCGATCTCTACGGGAGACCTCTTCCGCGCACATGTTCGGGACAAGACAGAACTCGGTGCAGAAGCCGGCGAGTATATGGACCGGGGTGAGTTTGTTCCGGACCACGTCACCACGGCTATGCTCCGTCAGCGCCTGGAGGATGCCGATACCGGGAATGGGTTCCTACTGGATGGCTACCCGCGGACTGTCATCCAAATTGGCGCCCTTGATGAGATCCTGGCCGCAAAACAACAGACGCTTGAAGTTGTTCTTGTGCTGACAGTGGAGGATGCCGAGCTCGTTGCCCGCATGCTTCAAAGGGCCCAGGAACAGGGCCGCAGCGACGACACTGAACCTGTGATTCAGCGCCGGCTGGAGCTGTACCGGGATGAGACGCAGCCTGTGGTGACTGCGTACACGCAACGCGGAATTCTGTTGATGGTGGACGGCTCCGGCGAGCGGGATTCGATCACGGCTGCTGCGATCGCTGCGGTGGAGGCGGCGCTGGCTGGCCTTCGTCAGTGA
- a CDS encoding DUF1992 domain-containing protein, translated as MNAENNAFRRKLERGAELRAVRSWGGNAEEDAELEAAEAEEREKRRKVDDAARVEYLIRDAMNQGKFDNLKYAGKPIPGLGEHYDPDWWVKGLIQRERLSGIGPPAILLRIEDAELDAKLDQQYTEKQVRDILEDFNKRVVEARRQLQGGPPVTTKLRDVDAELERWRERRAAAAPPEPEPEEPIKRTWWKRLWNGSG; from the coding sequence GTGAACGCCGAGAACAACGCCTTCAGACGGAAGCTTGAGCGGGGCGCGGAATTGCGGGCCGTCCGCTCGTGGGGCGGTAATGCCGAGGAAGACGCAGAGCTCGAGGCGGCTGAGGCGGAGGAGCGGGAGAAACGCCGGAAGGTGGACGACGCCGCGCGGGTCGAATATTTGATCCGGGACGCCATGAACCAGGGCAAGTTCGACAACCTCAAATACGCTGGCAAGCCGATACCGGGTCTGGGCGAGCACTATGATCCGGACTGGTGGGTCAAAGGTCTGATCCAGCGTGAGCGACTCAGCGGGATCGGCCCGCCAGCCATTCTCCTACGGATCGAGGACGCTGAACTCGACGCGAAGCTGGATCAGCAGTACACCGAGAAGCAGGTCCGCGACATCCTTGAGGACTTCAACAAGCGAGTGGTTGAGGCCCGTCGCCAACTCCAGGGTGGGCCGCCAGTGACCACCAAGCTGCGGGATGTTGACGCCGAGCTGGAACGATGGCGCGAGCGGCGGGCTGCGGCAGCTCCACCTGAGCCGGAGCCGGAGGAACCAATCAAGCGAACGTGGTGGAAACGGCTCTGGAACGGCTCCGGCTGA
- a CDS encoding ammonium transporter: MEISAQHVWLMLSSAMVLFMTPGLGLFYGGMTRAKAALNMIMMSFISAGIVGVVWVLWGYSMTTGDGFLGLFGNPFAHFGLQDLIGSPDLLKAVFAATFAIITVALISGAIADRAKFSAWALFVPIWVTVVYCPLAYMVWGGGLMSAGGAVTQIFGQVIDFAGGAVVEVSSGTAAFVLALIVGKRHGFAKDPNHRPHNVPFIMIGAAILWFGWFGFNGGAATTVEQAGLIWVNTLVAPAAAMLSWLVTEKIRHGHPTSLGAASGVVAGLVAITPSCANITPLAALGLGLVAGAACAVFVDLKYKFGFDDSLDVVGVHFGAGVIGTLSLGFVAFPTEGVAGGLLYGGGVQQLVAQTVAVLLTIALSGLGTLLIGRAIHKTIGFRVAHEHEVAGVDLTQHAESAYEFGLTAHGHFRQQQAHLSSLIKGGRKESEQAKEDSFA; the protein is encoded by the coding sequence GTGGAGATCTCTGCGCAACACGTCTGGCTGATGTTGTCATCGGCAATGGTGCTTTTCATGACTCCGGGCCTCGGCCTGTTCTATGGCGGCATGACCCGCGCCAAGGCAGCGCTCAACATGATCATGATGAGCTTTATCTCTGCAGGCATTGTGGGCGTCGTGTGGGTCCTGTGGGGATACTCGATGACCACCGGCGACGGTTTCCTCGGCCTGTTCGGCAACCCGTTCGCGCACTTCGGGCTCCAGGACCTCATAGGTTCGCCCGACCTCCTCAAGGCAGTCTTCGCCGCTACCTTCGCCATCATCACCGTGGCACTCATCAGCGGCGCCATCGCCGACCGCGCCAAGTTCAGCGCATGGGCGCTCTTCGTCCCGATCTGGGTCACCGTGGTCTACTGCCCGCTGGCTTACATGGTCTGGGGCGGCGGCTTGATGAGCGCAGGTGGAGCCGTCACGCAGATCTTCGGCCAGGTGATCGACTTCGCCGGCGGTGCCGTAGTTGAGGTCAGTTCAGGTACCGCCGCTTTCGTCCTCGCATTGATCGTGGGAAAGCGTCACGGATTCGCCAAAGACCCCAACCACCGCCCTCACAACGTCCCGTTCATCATGATCGGCGCAGCAATCCTCTGGTTCGGCTGGTTTGGATTCAACGGCGGTGCCGCAACCACCGTTGAGCAGGCAGGCCTGATCTGGGTCAACACGCTGGTGGCCCCGGCCGCGGCGATGCTGAGCTGGTTGGTCACGGAGAAGATCCGCCACGGACACCCGACATCACTGGGCGCGGCCTCCGGCGTTGTTGCCGGATTGGTCGCCATCACCCCTTCCTGCGCCAACATCACCCCGCTCGCGGCACTTGGCCTGGGACTCGTTGCCGGTGCCGCCTGTGCCGTGTTTGTGGACCTGAAGTACAAGTTCGGTTTCGACGATTCCCTTGACGTCGTGGGCGTGCACTTTGGCGCTGGCGTGATCGGCACGCTCTCTCTTGGCTTCGTTGCCTTTCCCACGGAAGGCGTGGCCGGCGGCCTCCTTTACGGCGGCGGCGTGCAGCAGCTCGTGGCCCAGACAGTGGCCGTGCTGCTCACCATCGCCCTCTCCGGCCTGGGCACACTGCTGATCGGCCGCGCTATTCACAAGACCATCGGCTTCCGCGTGGCCCACGAACACGAAGTTGCAGGAGTGGACCTCACCCAGCACGCAGAATCGGCCTACGAGTTTGGCCTCACAGCCCACGGGCACTTCCGCCAGCAGCAGGCCCACCTGTCGTCGCTGATCAAGGGTGGACGCAAAGAGTCGGAGCAGGCAAAGGAAGACAGCTTCGCCTAG
- a CDS encoding VOC family protein encodes MTTVSNAFIPVSDPGQAAKWYSEHLMLRTVTVSEWTAVLTGDGGATVTLMGPLSGIAAEPGLAWATCGFLVEDLTGMRDRLLRNGHGVSVVEGDPDTCLFFTVRDPDGNVLLLTDR; translated from the coding sequence GTGACTACTGTTTCCAATGCATTCATTCCGGTCTCGGATCCGGGTCAGGCAGCCAAGTGGTATTCGGAACACCTGATGCTTCGGACTGTCACCGTTTCGGAGTGGACGGCAGTTCTAACGGGCGACGGCGGTGCCACAGTTACGCTGATGGGTCCGCTCAGTGGGATCGCGGCTGAGCCCGGGCTGGCATGGGCGACCTGCGGTTTCCTTGTGGAGGACCTCACGGGCATGCGGGATCGCTTGCTCAGGAATGGCCACGGCGTGTCAGTGGTGGAGGGCGATCCGGACACCTGCCTGTTCTTCACAGTCCGGGACCCCGATGGGAACGTCCTGCTGCTCACGGACAGATAA
- a CDS encoding bifunctional SulP family inorganic anion transporter/carbonic anhydrase: MPQTNDSASISTDSHSPPGSRGKAPKPSFLSNLGADLPASLVVFLVALPLSLGIAAASGAPVMAGLIAAAIGGIVAGSLGGSPLQVSGPAAGLTVVVAGLVDEFGWQVTCAITAAAGVVQLLLGISRVGRAALAVSPVVVKAMLAGIGITIILQQLHVLLGGKAAGSAVENLTALPSAITNVELHSALLGLAVVAILLAWKYLPTAVQKIPGPLAAVVAVTALSAAVAPSVERISFSGSLFDAVALPSLPDGNWRAAAMAVITVALIASIESLLSAVAVDKMHAGARTNLNRELVGQGSANMVSGMLGGLPVTGVIVRSATNVEAGAASRASAILHGVWVLVFSALFAGLIQLIPLSVLAGLLLVIGAKLIKVADIKTSLRTGDLLVYVVTLACVVVLNLLEGVIIGLALAALCVLWRVLRAQIHAHAPAGEQLPWRVTIAGSCSFFALPRLNRVLHSVPEGQDAVVELNADYLDHAFREALVAWQAQHRSSGASVVLEEHGTTAFTDAADNTPQRQDPREFPLPPRTSWQPSPLDGSQQEAHDDGGQLPLRSILLGIDKYHRRYADKVRPLVQDLTEGQNPDTLFVACVDSRVNPNLITSSGPGDLLTLRNIGNVVCPDGRDASIDSALAFAVKGLSVDSIVICGHSNCGAMKAVIADAEGAPAALGAGFDTWLEHARPSYTALLDGHPVALAAEAEGYSRLDQLSMVNVAVQLQKLEEHPVTGPALASGQVQATGLFYDICTARVVLVTPEGIEQLDPSMAVQ, translated from the coding sequence GTGCCGCAAACAAACGACTCCGCTTCCATCTCCACCGACTCCCACAGCCCGCCCGGAAGCCGGGGCAAAGCACCCAAGCCGAGCTTCCTCAGCAACCTTGGAGCCGACCTCCCCGCATCCCTCGTCGTCTTCCTTGTTGCCCTTCCGCTCTCGCTCGGTATCGCCGCCGCCTCCGGAGCACCCGTCATGGCCGGGCTTATTGCGGCAGCCATCGGAGGAATCGTCGCTGGCAGCCTCGGCGGCTCCCCATTGCAGGTGAGCGGCCCCGCCGCTGGACTGACCGTCGTCGTCGCCGGGTTGGTTGACGAGTTCGGTTGGCAGGTGACGTGCGCCATTACCGCAGCCGCCGGCGTCGTCCAGTTGTTGCTGGGTATTAGTCGCGTAGGCCGGGCCGCGCTGGCAGTTTCGCCGGTGGTGGTCAAGGCAATGCTGGCTGGCATCGGCATCACGATCATCCTGCAGCAGTTGCATGTGCTGCTCGGTGGGAAGGCGGCTGGGTCCGCCGTCGAAAACCTGACCGCACTTCCATCGGCCATAACCAATGTCGAGCTGCACTCTGCCCTTCTCGGCCTGGCAGTTGTTGCCATCCTCCTTGCCTGGAAATATCTGCCCACTGCAGTGCAGAAGATTCCCGGCCCGCTGGCGGCGGTGGTCGCTGTCACCGCTTTGTCTGCAGCAGTTGCGCCCAGCGTCGAGCGCATCAGCTTCAGCGGTTCGCTGTTCGACGCCGTTGCCCTGCCGAGCTTGCCCGACGGCAACTGGCGCGCCGCCGCCATGGCAGTCATCACGGTTGCCCTGATCGCGAGCATCGAATCGCTGCTGTCTGCGGTCGCGGTGGACAAGATGCACGCAGGCGCGCGCACCAACCTCAACCGCGAACTCGTCGGACAAGGCTCCGCCAACATGGTCTCGGGAATGCTCGGAGGCCTCCCGGTGACAGGCGTGATCGTCCGCAGCGCCACCAACGTCGAGGCCGGCGCCGCGAGCCGGGCGTCCGCCATCCTGCACGGCGTGTGGGTCCTGGTGTTCTCGGCACTGTTCGCCGGCCTCATCCAGCTGATTCCCTTGTCAGTGCTCGCCGGCCTGTTGCTCGTCATCGGCGCCAAGCTCATCAAGGTCGCCGACATCAAAACCAGCCTCCGCACCGGCGACCTCCTGGTCTACGTGGTCACGCTCGCGTGCGTTGTTGTGCTGAACCTGCTCGAAGGCGTCATTATCGGCCTCGCCCTCGCGGCACTCTGCGTGTTGTGGCGGGTACTCCGGGCTCAGATCCACGCCCATGCCCCGGCCGGGGAGCAGCTGCCGTGGCGCGTCACGATCGCCGGGTCCTGCAGCTTCTTCGCCCTGCCACGACTGAACCGCGTCCTGCACTCCGTGCCCGAGGGCCAGGACGCAGTGGTTGAACTCAACGCCGATTACCTCGACCACGCTTTCCGCGAGGCGCTCGTTGCCTGGCAGGCACAACACCGCTCCAGCGGCGCCTCGGTGGTGCTGGAGGAACACGGAACCACCGCTTTCACCGACGCCGCGGACAACACTCCACAGCGTCAGGATCCACGTGAATTCCCGCTTCCGCCCAGGACTTCCTGGCAGCCGTCGCCTTTGGATGGTTCCCAGCAGGAAGCGCACGACGACGGCGGGCAGCTTCCGCTGCGGTCAATCCTCCTTGGCATCGACAAATACCATCGGCGGTACGCAGACAAGGTTCGCCCACTGGTACAGGATCTGACCGAGGGGCAGAACCCGGACACACTGTTTGTTGCCTGCGTCGACTCCCGGGTCAATCCGAACCTCATCACCAGCAGCGGCCCCGGAGACCTTCTGACACTGCGGAATATTGGCAACGTAGTGTGCCCCGACGGCCGGGATGCCTCGATCGACTCGGCACTCGCATTCGCGGTCAAGGGGTTGTCCGTGGACTCGATCGTGATCTGCGGCCACTCCAACTGTGGCGCGATGAAGGCCGTTATAGCCGACGCCGAGGGTGCGCCCGCAGCCTTGGGCGCGGGCTTCGATACGTGGTTGGAGCACGCCCGGCCGAGCTACACCGCGCTGTTGGATGGCCATCCTGTCGCCCTCGCTGCCGAAGCTGAAGGTTACAGCCGCCTCGACCAGCTAAGCATGGTGAACGTCGCCGTCCAGCTCCAGAAACTCGAAGAGCACCCGGTCACCGGGCCGGCCTTGGCATCCGGGCAAGTGCAAGCCACAGGCTTGTTCTACGACATCTGCACGGCCAGGGTGGTCCTTGTTACTCCTGAGGGCATCGAGCAACTGGATCCGAGCATGGCCGTTCAGTAG
- a CDS encoding glutamine amidotransferase, producing MKPFLLLATRAEDAAADDEYQAYLRYCGLRAEELIRIRLEAAPLPDIELADYSGVIVGGSPYTSSDPLEEKSQAQLRVEAELSALLDRIVAEDFPFLGACYGVGTLGVHQGAIIDRRYGEPVGATEIKLTPDGERDPLLKGLPHTFEAFVGHKEACSQLPENAVLLASSAACPVHMFRIRKNLYATQFHPELDVDGLITRINIYKDAGYFPPDAADELIETAKHASVTEPMRVLRNFTELYAR from the coding sequence GTGAAGCCCTTCCTTCTCTTGGCCACCCGCGCTGAAGACGCAGCAGCGGATGACGAGTATCAGGCCTACCTCCGGTACTGCGGGCTCCGGGCTGAGGAATTGATCCGCATCCGGCTGGAGGCGGCACCACTGCCGGACATTGAGTTGGCCGATTACTCAGGCGTGATTGTGGGCGGCAGTCCTTACACCTCCAGCGACCCTTTGGAGGAGAAGAGTCAGGCCCAGCTTCGCGTCGAAGCTGAACTCTCAGCCCTCCTGGATCGCATCGTGGCCGAGGACTTCCCCTTCCTGGGTGCCTGCTACGGCGTTGGAACCCTCGGTGTTCATCAGGGAGCCATCATCGACCGTCGCTATGGAGAACCGGTCGGGGCTACGGAGATCAAACTGACCCCAGACGGGGAGCGCGACCCCCTGCTCAAAGGCCTGCCACACACTTTCGAAGCGTTCGTTGGGCATAAGGAAGCCTGCAGCCAACTGCCGGAAAACGCCGTGTTGCTGGCGAGTTCCGCAGCCTGCCCTGTGCACATGTTCCGCATCAGGAAGAATCTCTACGCCACACAGTTCCATCCGGAATTGGATGTCGATGGCCTCATCACCCGGATTAACATCTATAAGGACGCAGGCTATTTTCCGCCGGATGCTGCCGACGAGCTCATCGAAACCGCCAAGCATGCTTCGGTGACTGAACCGATGCGGGTCTTGAGGAATTTCACGGAGCTCTACGCTCGCTAG